A genomic window from Sphingomonas taxi includes:
- a CDS encoding TonB-dependent receptor, which yields MPGDTGDDIVITAERRSTSLQRTGVAASVLTGEDLVRKSVNTVEQLQFSTPSLTVNTSGQANSFNIRGIGKSEISSSVGVGVVTYRDGVPTFPGYFQSEPYYDIQSVEVLRGPQGTFAGGNATGGAVFITETNPTLDRVKGFATAQYGNYDQVRAQGAINLPLSDTLAIRLAANLEKRDSFFTVTGPWTGNPGDLNAISGRASLLWQPDSHLRLLVKGDYNRINTGGFPNSPAYFGSAAAPVLNTSDPFTVSSNSYLSGQDEFGRISANLSYTYDSGLMIRSISGFQKGTLQETIDADGTAAQNNTFQDFVNEHVWSQELNIVSPDTGRFTWLIGGFYQFDKYEFPVDNGYVALAPAGVVRSLRIEGTNPHTAIAAFGQVGYQLTDGLQVTLGGRWSRTTSRNDVNYPIELFLGALPTFKTVLVQHDFNANKNVDGKLALNWTVDANNFLYAFVATGTKAGGLNGANLFGTTPRGFVPEKVTDYELGWKGTLLNGHLRTQIGGYYNSYRKFQVLIVDPATPNFTSIFNVPNATKLYGFEASAQGSFGNLLFDASTSISKSELGEFFARDPRKGTTGTCDPVTGPASASGCINLGGRRQPYAPTFTLSAGAQYAITVADGVSLTPRVDYAHIGAVWGTLFQTAQLGDYLKARNIVNAQLTLDNGTWSIAGFSTNLTDQHYIGSLNGIRRLAAAPRQYGVRVSTKF from the coding sequence ATGCCGGGTGATACCGGCGACGACATCGTCATCACCGCCGAGCGCCGCTCGACCAGCCTGCAGCGCACCGGCGTCGCGGCGTCAGTGCTGACCGGCGAGGACCTCGTCCGCAAGAGCGTCAACACCGTCGAACAGCTGCAATTCTCGACCCCGTCGCTGACCGTCAACACCTCCGGTCAGGCGAACAGCTTCAATATCCGCGGTATCGGCAAGTCGGAAATCTCCAGCTCGGTCGGCGTCGGGGTCGTCACCTATCGCGACGGAGTGCCGACCTTCCCCGGCTATTTCCAAAGCGAGCCTTATTACGACATCCAGTCGGTCGAGGTGCTGCGCGGACCGCAGGGGACGTTCGCGGGTGGCAATGCGACAGGCGGCGCGGTGTTCATCACCGAGACCAACCCGACGCTCGACAGGGTCAAGGGCTTCGCCACCGCGCAATACGGCAATTACGATCAGGTGAGAGCACAGGGCGCGATCAACCTGCCGCTGAGCGACACGCTCGCGATCCGCCTTGCCGCCAATCTCGAGAAGCGCGACAGCTTCTTCACCGTGACGGGGCCATGGACGGGCAATCCCGGCGATCTCAACGCGATCAGCGGTCGCGCCAGCCTGTTGTGGCAACCCGACAGTCATCTGCGCCTGCTGGTCAAGGGCGACTACAACCGGATCAACACCGGCGGCTTTCCCAACAGCCCGGCCTATTTCGGCAGCGCCGCCGCGCCGGTCCTCAATACCAGCGACCCCTTTACGGTCTCCAGCAATAGCTATCTGTCGGGTCAGGACGAGTTCGGCCGCATCTCCGCCAATCTCAGCTACACGTACGACAGCGGTCTGATGATCCGGTCGATCAGCGGCTTCCAGAAGGGCACGCTGCAGGAGACGATCGATGCCGACGGCACCGCCGCGCAGAACAACACGTTCCAGGATTTCGTCAACGAACACGTCTGGTCGCAGGAGCTGAACATCGTCTCCCCTGATACCGGGCGCTTCACCTGGCTGATCGGCGGCTTCTACCAATTCGACAAATACGAATTTCCGGTCGACAACGGCTATGTCGCGCTCGCCCCGGCTGGTGTCGTGCGCTCACTGCGGATCGAGGGGACCAACCCGCACACCGCCATCGCCGCATTCGGCCAGGTCGGCTACCAGCTGACCGACGGCCTTCAGGTCACGCTGGGCGGCCGCTGGTCGCGGACGACGTCGCGCAACGACGTCAATTATCCGATCGAGCTGTTTCTCGGCGCCTTGCCAACGTTCAAGACGGTGCTGGTGCAGCACGATTTCAACGCCAACAAGAATGTCGACGGCAAGCTGGCACTCAACTGGACGGTCGATGCCAACAATTTCCTCTACGCGTTCGTCGCGACGGGGACGAAGGCGGGCGGCCTCAACGGCGCCAACCTGTTCGGTACGACGCCGCGCGGCTTCGTGCCGGAGAAGGTCACCGATTATGAACTCGGCTGGAAGGGGACGCTGCTCAACGGGCATCTGCGCACGCAGATCGGGGGCTATTATAACAGCTACCGCAAGTTCCAGGTGCTGATCGTCGATCCGGCCACCCCCAATTTCACGTCGATCTTCAACGTGCCGAACGCCACCAAATTGTACGGCTTCGAGGCGTCGGCGCAGGGATCGTTCGGTAACCTTCTGTTCGACGCTTCGACGTCGATCTCCAAATCGGAACTCGGCGAGTTCTTCGCGCGCGACCCGCGCAAGGGAACGACGGGAACCTGCGATCCCGTGACGGGGCCAGCCTCGGCGTCGGGCTGCATCAATCTCGGCGGGCGGCGGCAGCCCTATGCGCCGACGTTCACGCTCAGCGCCGGTGCGCAATATGCGATCACGGTGGCCGACGGCGTCTCGCTGACGCCGCGGGTCGATTACGCGCATATCGGCGCGGTATGGGGAACGCTGTTCCAGACGGCGCAACTGGGGGACTATCTGAAGGCGCGCAATATCGTGAACGCTCAGCTGACGCTCGACAACGGCACGTGGTCGATCGCCGGGTTCAGCACCAACCTCACCGACCAGCATTACATCGGTTCGCTCAACGGTATCCGCCGACTGGCGGCGGCGCCGCGCCAATATGGCGTGCGCGTCAGCACCAAATTCTGA
- a CDS encoding AMP-binding protein: MTPGSMQPYALTLDKFLDHAAKWHASTEVVTGGDGGSERIGYAALRTRASLLSGAFAALGLKAGDNLATLAWNSQAHVECWYAAMGTGIVCHTLNPRLAPAHLAAMIDQASDRVLAVSPGLAPLVEDLLQRCPGIAHVILFDEPGSTMAAPASDRARIWRMDELLAEHGAAMPWGGFDEHAPAGLCFTSGTTGAPKGVTYTHRSNYLHTMHLLAADVVGITARDAVLVAVPMFHANGWGFAFAGPAAGAKLVLPGRNQDGASLARLINDERVTVAAGVATVWLGLVDHLEKTGGEVPSLRRILLGGSSVPQALMDRLEARLDVTIQTSWGMTELSPVGTVTPSNATIRASAKSGRPPMGVDLRLTDEAGVPLPDQRDGEGRLWVRGASVVERYFGREEAATDADGWFDTGDLAQIDAAGNLSITGRAKDLIKSGGEWINPGEIEAIVGALPGVALVAVVGRAHPRWGERPVLVVEERKGAMLSDDALLDALRGRIASWWLPDAIVRVAAMPLALTGKIDKMRLREEHG; encoded by the coding sequence ATGACCCCCGGATCGATGCAGCCTTATGCGCTGACGCTCGACAAATTTCTCGACCATGCGGCCAAATGGCATGCGTCGACCGAGGTGGTGACCGGCGGCGACGGCGGCAGCGAGCGCATCGGCTATGCCGCGCTGCGCACGCGTGCCAGCCTGCTGTCGGGCGCGTTCGCCGCCTTGGGCCTGAAGGCCGGCGACAATCTGGCAACGCTGGCGTGGAACAGCCAGGCGCATGTCGAATGCTGGTACGCGGCGATGGGGACGGGGATCGTCTGCCACACGCTCAACCCCCGCCTCGCGCCCGCACATCTTGCCGCGATGATCGATCAGGCGTCGGACCGCGTCCTGGCGGTGAGTCCGGGGCTCGCGCCGTTGGTCGAGGACCTGCTGCAACGCTGTCCGGGGATCGCCCATGTCATCCTGTTCGACGAGCCCGGTTCGACCATGGCCGCACCGGCCTCGGACCGTGCGCGCATCTGGCGGATGGATGAGCTGCTCGCCGAACATGGCGCGGCCATGCCGTGGGGCGGCTTCGACGAGCATGCGCCGGCCGGCCTTTGCTTCACCTCCGGTACCACGGGTGCGCCCAAGGGCGTCACCTATACCCACCGATCGAATTATCTTCATACCATGCATCTGCTCGCCGCCGACGTCGTCGGCATCACCGCGCGCGATGCCGTGCTGGTCGCGGTGCCGATGTTCCATGCCAACGGATGGGGTTTCGCCTTCGCCGGACCCGCCGCGGGCGCGAAACTGGTGCTGCCCGGCCGCAACCAGGACGGCGCGAGCCTCGCCCGGCTGATCAACGACGAGCGGGTGACCGTCGCCGCGGGGGTCGCCACGGTTTGGCTCGGACTGGTCGATCATCTCGAGAAGACCGGCGGCGAGGTGCCGTCGCTCCGGCGTATCCTGCTCGGCGGCTCCTCGGTGCCGCAGGCGCTGATGGATCGACTCGAAGCGCGGCTGGACGTCACCATCCAGACCAGTTGGGGGATGACCGAACTGTCACCGGTCGGGACTGTGACGCCATCCAACGCCACCATCCGCGCATCGGCCAAGTCAGGCCGTCCGCCGATGGGCGTCGACCTGCGTCTCACGGACGAGGCCGGCGTGCCGCTGCCCGACCAGCGCGACGGGGAAGGGCGCCTGTGGGTCAGGGGGGCGAGCGTCGTGGAACGCTATTTCGGCAGGGAGGAGGCTGCGACCGACGCCGATGGCTGGTTCGATACCGGCGATCTCGCGCAAATCGATGCGGCCGGCAACCTCAGCATCACCGGACGCGCCAAGGACCTGATCAAATCGGGGGGCGAATGGATCAACCCCGGCGAAATCGAAGCGATCGTCGGTGCCTTGCCCGGTGTCGCGCTGGTCGCCGTCGTCGGTCGCGCGCATCCGCGCTGGGGTGAGCGCCCTGTGCTGGTCGTCGAGGAGCGGAAGGGCGCGATGCTGAGTGACGATGCCCTGCTCGACGCGCTGCGCGGGCGGATCGCGAGCTGGTGGCTGCCCGATGCGATCGTACGCGTCGCCGCCATGCCACTGGCATTGACCGGCAAGATCGACAAGATGCGCTTGCGGGAAGAGCATGGCTGA
- a CDS encoding carboxylesterase/lipase family protein: MKIVIAALAFASAVPALAADPIVDAPAGKVSGTSDAGLRVFKGIPYAMPPVGAKRWTAPVAQPRWTGTHRATDFGPACVQPQAPNATVYSGVPMPVSEDCLTLNIWTPAKAKNAPVMVWIHGGALVTGSSREPMYDGRKLAARGIVVVSINYRLGVLGWLAHPWLSGETPRRVSGNYGLLDQIAALRWVRDNIAAFGGNAGNVTIAGESAGGLSTLYLMTTPAAHGLFARVIAQSAYMISMPELRKAAFGMPAWESGGALLTTALKTPDLAGLRAMDAQTLTDTAAKLGFAPFGVVDGAVLPQQMVDAFDQRRQAPVPVLAGFNQGEIRSLRMLSPKPPADAATYATEIRARYRDLADPFLQQYPAATYRESILATTRDALYGWTAERLVRKQVELGKPAYLYMFDHGYPAMDEADLHAFHASELPYVFGTLAATPPRWPKIPDTAAERTLSAAMLDYWTSFVRDGRPVATGSAAWPAYETKRSYMHFAAVPEAGRDLLPGMFALNEQVMCRRRATGTIGWNWNVGLAAPVMPPAVAACE, from the coding sequence ATGAAGATCGTCATCGCCGCTCTGGCGTTCGCCTCGGCCGTCCCGGCACTCGCCGCAGACCCGATCGTCGATGCGCCCGCCGGCAAGGTCAGTGGCACAAGCGACGCCGGGCTGCGGGTCTTTAAGGGCATTCCCTATGCCATGCCGCCGGTCGGCGCGAAGCGCTGGACGGCACCGGTGGCGCAGCCGCGCTGGACCGGCACGCATAGGGCGACGGACTTCGGCCCGGCCTGCGTCCAGCCGCAGGCGCCCAATGCGACGGTCTATTCGGGCGTGCCGATGCCGGTCAGCGAGGATTGTCTGACGCTCAACATCTGGACTCCGGCCAAGGCGAAGAACGCGCCGGTCATGGTGTGGATACACGGTGGCGCGCTGGTCACCGGATCGAGCCGCGAGCCGATGTACGACGGACGCAAGCTTGCCGCGCGCGGCATCGTCGTCGTGTCGATCAACTATCGGCTGGGCGTGCTGGGCTGGCTCGCCCATCCGTGGCTCAGCGGCGAGACGCCGCGGCGCGTGTCGGGCAATTACGGGCTGCTCGATCAGATCGCCGCCCTTCGGTGGGTGCGCGACAATATCGCGGCATTCGGGGGAAATGCCGGCAACGTCACGATCGCCGGCGAGTCGGCGGGCGGGCTGAGCACGCTGTACCTGATGACCACGCCCGCGGCGCATGGCCTGTTCGCCCGGGTCATCGCCCAGAGCGCCTATATGATCTCGATGCCCGAGTTGCGGAAGGCCGCGTTCGGCATGCCGGCGTGGGAGAGCGGCGGCGCCTTGCTGACCACGGCGCTGAAGACGCCGGACCTCGCCGGCCTGCGCGCGATGGACGCGCAGACGCTGACCGACACCGCGGCGAAATTGGGCTTTGCGCCGTTTGGCGTGGTCGATGGCGCAGTGCTGCCGCAGCAGATGGTCGATGCGTTCGATCAGCGGCGGCAGGCGCCGGTGCCGGTGCTCGCCGGCTTCAACCAGGGCGAGATCCGGTCGTTGCGCATGCTCTCGCCCAAGCCGCCGGCGGATGCCGCGACCTATGCGACGGAGATCCGCGCCCGGTACCGCGATCTCGCCGATCCGTTCCTGCAGCAATATCCGGCCGCGACCTATCGGGAGAGCATCCTCGCCACGACGCGCGACGCGCTCTACGGCTGGACGGCCGAGCGGCTTGTCCGCAAGCAGGTCGAACTGGGCAAGCCCGCCTATCTCTATATGTTCGATCATGGCTATCCGGCGATGGATGAGGCCGATTTGCACGCCTTCCATGCCAGCGAACTGCCTTACGTATTCGGTACGTTGGCGGCGACGCCGCCGCGCTGGCCGAAGATCCCCGATACGGCGGCGGAGCGTACGCTATCCGCTGCGATGCTGGACTATTGGACGAGCTTCGTCCGCGACGGCCGGCCGGTCGCGACCGGTTCCGCAGCCTGGCCGGCCTATGAAACGAAGCGGAGCTACATGCATTTCGCCGCGGTGCCCGAAGCGGGCCGCGATCTGTTGCCGGGCATGTTCGCACTCAACGAGCAGGTGATGTGCCGACGCCGGGCGACCGGGACGATCGGCTGGAACTGGAACGTCGGGCTCGCCGCACCGGTGATGCCGCCGGCGGTGGCGGCGTGCGAATGA
- a CDS encoding spinster family MFS transporter: MTVPISALAPDPLIDGRHRGRAARHPGIVLAMLTFVYVLNFLDRQLLGILAKPIQDTLHITDGQLGLIGGLYFAMFYCFIAIPVSWLADRTSRVGVLTLACAVWSAATIACGMARTYPQLVAARMVVGFGEAGGVPPSYALITDTFAPGRRGVAFGIYNLGPPIGAALGIALGATIATLFDWRDAFVAIGLVGLVAAAALPFVVPEPARGAADPGATGILDKAPFWATLRAFFANPVMTLAAFGSGATQFVTYGLGNFAVLFLIREKGMMLPEIALFYALAIVFGMGGGMVASGRIIDRFSRGSRRVFAIAPAVSLAVALPFYLGFVWAPTWPLALALLTVVMFFNYFYLSCSVTLVQEEAAPNQRVLAGALLLLVMNFIGLGLGPTWVGAASDHFAARGATNPLQLALYTLAPFYVVAIGLFLRLARTLDRQESRI, encoded by the coding sequence ATGACTGTTCCGATCAGCGCGCTCGCGCCCGATCCGCTTATCGACGGCCGTCATCGAGGGCGCGCCGCACGGCACCCCGGAATCGTGTTGGCGATGCTGACCTTCGTCTACGTCCTCAACTTCCTCGACCGCCAATTGCTCGGCATCCTCGCCAAGCCGATCCAGGACACGCTGCACATCACCGACGGCCAGCTTGGGCTGATCGGCGGCCTGTATTTCGCGATGTTCTATTGCTTCATCGCGATCCCGGTCAGCTGGCTGGCCGACCGGACCAGCCGGGTCGGCGTGCTGACGCTCGCCTGCGCGGTGTGGAGTGCCGCGACCATCGCCTGCGGCATGGCGCGGACCTATCCGCAACTCGTCGCGGCGCGGATGGTGGTCGGCTTCGGCGAAGCCGGCGGCGTGCCGCCGTCCTATGCCCTGATCACCGACACGTTCGCACCGGGGCGGCGCGGCGTGGCCTTCGGCATTTACAATCTCGGGCCGCCGATAGGTGCGGCGCTGGGGATCGCACTGGGGGCGACGATCGCGACGCTGTTCGACTGGCGCGATGCGTTCGTGGCGATCGGTCTGGTAGGCCTCGTAGCCGCCGCCGCGCTGCCGTTCGTCGTGCCGGAACCCGCGCGCGGTGCCGCCGATCCCGGCGCGACCGGCATCCTCGACAAGGCGCCGTTCTGGGCGACGCTGCGCGCCTTCTTCGCCAATCCGGTGATGACGCTGGCGGCATTCGGCAGCGGCGCGACACAATTCGTCACTTATGGCCTCGGCAATTTCGCGGTGCTGTTCCTGATCCGCGAGAAGGGCATGATGCTGCCGGAGATCGCGCTGTTCTACGCGCTGGCGATCGTCTTCGGCATGGGCGGCGGGATGGTCGCGTCGGGCCGGATCATCGATCGCTTCAGCCGGGGCTCGCGGCGGGTCTTCGCCATCGCGCCGGCGGTGTCGCTGGCCGTCGCTTTGCCCTTCTACCTCGGCTTCGTCTGGGCGCCGACCTGGCCGCTTGCCTTGGCGCTGCTGACCGTCGTGATGTTTTTCAACTACTTTTATCTGTCCTGCTCGGTGACGCTGGTGCAGGAAGAAGCGGCTCCCAACCAGCGCGTGCTGGCCGGCGCGCTTCTGCTGCTGGTGATGAACTTCATCGGCCTCGGCCTCGGCCCGACCTGGGTCGGCGCCGCCAGCGATCATTTCGCCGCGCGCGGCGCGACCAATCCGCTGCAACTGGCGCTCTACACGCTTGCCCCCTTCTACGTCGTCGCGATCGGCCTGTTCCTCCGGCTCGCGCGCACGCTCGATCGTCAGGAGTCCAGGATATGA
- a CDS encoding TonB-dependent receptor: MAKTDRHSCLGGDIMSCAVVCSLLLLGANTPPIDDGRSSDPAMLRAATQSTDDPSKDIVVIGRGERRVGSDRAASAGAISGEDIRTRPLLRANELAEAVPGLLAVQHSGGGKAAQYYIRGYNLDHGTDFSISLDGVPMNLPSHAHGQGYLDLNGLIPETIDRVEYRKGPYYAQDGDFSLVAAASMRTLDRVERPMVAIQGGSYGYGRLVAVGSEQLGGGDLLLAGELTINNGVWALPERLRHTSAFAKYTIDTALGTVRASLSDYNATWQPTEQIPVRAIGTLVPDRFGTLDPYLRGETQRQIATIGLTSERTDVTLYAQRYLFDLVSNFTFFLADPVRGDELEQAERRWTFGGRVQHRILLGTAWQITVGADARADRIDDLGLYHTERGHRIGTTSLADVSETAFAGYADLRWRPIERLTLSGGGRIDRYRFRSRALAGAATTGARSETVVTPKTSAALTLAQGVAIYANYGQGFHSNDARGVLAATDPVPGLVRGTGYEIGTRIERGPVVLTVDRWWTRSAGELVYSGDDGTVEPSGASRRRGWETTLFVRPFRWLSLDAVYATNHARFIGVTDADRIPNSLEAAGSLGVTADAHGWLGALRLRYIGVRPLIEDDSVRGPATTIVNLRLAKTIGHVEIAADFLNLFDTQRADADYFYASRLPGEPLDGVEGIHSRAAEPRQVRVGVEITL; this comes from the coding sequence TTGGCTAAGACAGATAGGCATAGCTGTTTAGGGGGTGACATCATGTCATGCGCAGTCGTCTGTTCGTTGCTCCTCCTCGGGGCGAACACGCCGCCGATCGATGATGGCCGCTCATCCGATCCCGCCATGCTTAGGGCAGCAACGCAGTCTACCGACGATCCGTCAAAAGACATCGTGGTGATCGGTCGCGGCGAGCGGCGGGTCGGGAGCGACCGCGCCGCCAGCGCCGGCGCAATATCGGGTGAGGACATCCGCACCCGTCCGCTGCTGCGCGCCAACGAACTGGCCGAGGCGGTGCCGGGACTGCTCGCCGTCCAGCACTCAGGCGGGGGCAAGGCGGCGCAATATTACATCCGCGGCTACAATCTCGACCACGGCACCGATTTCAGCATCTCACTCGACGGCGTGCCGATGAACCTGCCGAGCCACGCGCACGGCCAGGGCTACCTCGATCTCAACGGTCTTATCCCCGAGACGATCGACAGGGTCGAATACCGCAAGGGACCCTATTACGCGCAGGATGGCGACTTCTCGCTCGTCGCGGCGGCGTCGATGCGCACTCTCGATCGCGTCGAACGGCCGATGGTGGCGATACAGGGCGGCAGCTACGGTTATGGTCGCTTGGTTGCGGTCGGCTCAGAGCAGTTGGGGGGCGGCGACCTGCTGCTCGCGGGCGAGCTGACGATCAACAATGGCGTGTGGGCCTTGCCCGAGCGGCTGCGCCACACGTCAGCCTTCGCCAAATACACGATCGACACCGCGCTCGGCACCGTCCGCGCAAGCCTATCCGACTACAACGCGACCTGGCAGCCGACCGAGCAGATCCCGGTGCGCGCGATCGGCACGCTGGTGCCCGACCGGTTCGGCACGCTCGATCCATACCTGCGCGGCGAGACGCAGCGGCAGATCGCGACGATCGGCCTCACGAGCGAGCGGACCGATGTGACGCTCTACGCGCAGCGCTACCTCTTCGACCTCGTCTCTAACTTCACCTTCTTCCTTGCCGACCCAGTTCGCGGCGACGAACTCGAGCAGGCGGAGCGCCGCTGGACCTTTGGTGGTCGGGTGCAGCACCGCATATTGCTCGGTACGGCGTGGCAGATCACCGTCGGCGCCGATGCTCGCGCCGACCGGATCGATGACCTGGGTCTCTACCATACCGAACGTGGCCACCGGATCGGCACCACCAGCCTTGCCGACGTCAGCGAAACTGCGTTCGCCGGCTATGCAGATTTGCGGTGGCGGCCGATCGAGCGGCTGACGCTGTCCGGCGGGGGTCGGATCGATCGCTACCGCTTCCGCTCGCGTGCGCTTGCCGGAGCGGCGACCACCGGCGCACGGAGTGAAACGGTCGTCACGCCCAAGACCAGCGCGGCGCTGACGCTGGCACAAGGCGTCGCAATCTATGCCAATTACGGACAAGGCTTTCACTCGAACGACGCGCGCGGGGTGCTCGCCGCGACCGATCCGGTGCCGGGTCTGGTGCGCGGCACGGGGTATGAGATCGGCACCCGTATCGAGCGCGGGCCGGTGGTGCTCACCGTCGATCGCTGGTGGACCCGCTCGGCGGGCGAACTGGTCTACTCGGGCGACGACGGCACGGTAGAGCCGTCAGGTGCGAGCCGCCGCCGCGGCTGGGAGACGACGCTGTTCGTGCGGCCGTTCCGATGGCTGTCGCTCGACGCGGTCTACGCGACCAACCACGCCCGGTTCATCGGGGTAACGGACGCCGACCGCATTCCGAACTCGTTGGAGGCCGCGGGATCGCTGGGCGTAACCGCTGATGCGCACGGCTGGCTCGGCGCGTTGCGCCTCCGCTACATCGGCGTTCGTCCGCTGATCGAGGATGACAGCGTACGCGGGCCTGCGACGACGATCGTCAACCTGAGGCTCGCCAAGACGATCGGCCACGTCGAGATCGCGGCCGATTTTCTCAACTTGTTCGATACGCAACGCGCCGACGCCGACTACTTTTACGCCTCGCGACTTCCTGGCGAACCGCTAGACGGTGTCGAGGGCATTCACAGCCGAGCCGCGGAACCCCGGCAAGTGCGAGTTGGAGTCGAGATAACGCTCTGA
- a CDS encoding TetR/AcrR family transcriptional regulator, whose protein sequence is MTDPATGPKRRPTKKADQRAATMEQIFDAAEALFAQRGLYGVTLKEVALQVGVHQSLLHYYFKDKKDLFDAVIARRAAVTIERRLATLDAYERDAAGKPTVEGALHAYLDADLDLYGNGDIGWRNFGMLGAQMSNTAEWGADLMDTHFDAVVLRLIEILKQALPGCAEEDLFWGYHFVTGALMLSLGRTGRIDKLSGGLCRSEDFAAIKARMARFMAAGFLATCEARGR, encoded by the coding sequence ATGACCGATCCAGCCACTGGCCCCAAACGCCGCCCGACGAAAAAGGCCGACCAGCGCGCGGCGACGATGGAGCAGATCTTCGATGCCGCCGAGGCCCTATTCGCCCAGCGTGGCCTGTACGGCGTCACGCTGAAGGAGGTGGCGCTACAAGTCGGCGTCCACCAGTCGCTGTTGCATTATTATTTCAAGGACAAGAAGGACCTTTTCGATGCGGTCATCGCCCGGCGTGCGGCGGTGACGATCGAGCGCCGGCTGGCGACGCTGGACGCCTATGAACGCGACGCCGCGGGCAAGCCGACCGTCGAGGGCGCGCTCCACGCCTATCTCGATGCCGACCTCGACCTCTACGGCAATGGCGACATCGGGTGGCGAAATTTTGGCATGCTCGGGGCGCAGATGAGCAACACCGCCGAATGGGGCGCGGACCTTATGGACACACATTTCGACGCGGTCGTGCTGCGCCTGATCGAGATCCTCAAACAGGCCCTGCCCGGCTGTGCCGAGGAGGATCTGTTCTGGGGCTATCATTTCGTCACCGGGGCGCTGATGCTGTCGCTGGGCCGGACCGGGCGGATCGACAAACTGTCGGGCGGCCTATGCCGGTCGGAGGATTTCGCGGCGATCAAGGCGCGGATGGCACGGTTCATGGCGGCGGGCTTCCTCGCGACGTGCGAGGCGCGGGGGCGTTAG
- a CDS encoding SDR family NAD(P)-dependent oxidoreductase, which translates to MALAGRTAIITGAGGGLGRAHALHLAGRGVKVVVNDVSVDAAERVAHEIRTAGGTAMPIAASVTDETAVAAMVDAACSAWGRIDILVNNAGILRDKSFAKMTIADFRTVVDVHLIGAAICSKAVWEPMRAQTFGRIVMTTSSSGLYGNFGQANYGAAKMALVGLMQTLAIEGEKYGIRVNCLAPTAATQMTEGVLDAESLTMLAPDRVSPALLPLVGDDAPTRTIVCAGAGHVATANVTLTQGHYVGHAEDAGEQILAHWPEITDRAGEVVPAYGFTQAEREVAAARSASLMTAE; encoded by the coding sequence ATGGCTTTGGCAGGCAGGACAGCGATCATCACCGGCGCCGGCGGCGGGCTCGGACGTGCGCATGCGCTTCATCTGGCGGGCAGGGGCGTCAAGGTCGTGGTCAACGATGTCTCGGTCGATGCCGCCGAACGGGTCGCGCACGAGATCCGCACGGCGGGCGGCACCGCCATGCCGATCGCGGCGTCTGTGACCGACGAGACCGCGGTCGCCGCGATGGTCGATGCAGCGTGCTCCGCATGGGGCCGGATCGACATCCTCGTCAACAATGCGGGCATCCTCCGCGACAAGAGCTTCGCGAAGATGACGATCGCCGATTTCCGCACGGTCGTCGACGTTCACCTGATCGGCGCGGCGATCTGCAGCAAGGCGGTTTGGGAGCCGATGCGCGCCCAGACATTCGGCCGGATCGTCATGACGACCTCGTCGTCCGGATTGTACGGCAATTTCGGGCAGGCGAATTACGGCGCAGCCAAGATGGCGCTGGTCGGGCTGATGCAGACGCTCGCGATCGAAGGAGAGAAATACGGCATCCGCGTCAACTGCCTCGCCCCGACCGCCGCGACCCAGATGACCGAGGGCGTCCTCGATGCGGAGAGCCTGACGATGCTGGCACCTGACCGCGTATCGCCCGCGCTGCTCCCGCTGGTCGGGGATGACGCACCGACGAGGACGATCGTCTGCGCAGGTGCGGGCCATGTCGCTACGGCGAACGTGACGTTGACGCAGGGGCATTACGTCGGTCATGCCGAGGACGCGGGCGAGCAAATCCTGGCGCATTGGCCGGAGATCACCGATCGTGCCGGAGAGGTCGTTCCTGCCTATGGCTTCACCCAAGCCGAGCGCGAGGTCGCGGCAGCACGATCCGCAAGTCTGATGACCGCGGAATAG
- the mntR gene encoding manganese-binding transcriptional regulator MntR: protein MADDTAVRRAAAFRATREAHASEMAEDYVELIGDLIEERGEARVIDLAQHMGVTQPTVAKIIQRLKSLGLVQNRRYRALFLTDAGKALATRSRERHQVVVDFLVALGIDPEIAAIDSEGMEHHVSDATLQAMRGVVMGSSAQDKA, encoded by the coding sequence ATGGCCGATGATACCGCCGTCCGTCGTGCCGCGGCATTTCGCGCGACCCGCGAGGCCCATGCCAGCGAGATGGCGGAGGATTATGTCGAGCTGATCGGCGATCTGATCGAGGAGCGCGGCGAAGCTCGCGTGATCGATCTAGCGCAGCACATGGGGGTGACCCAGCCGACGGTCGCGAAGATCATCCAGCGGCTGAAGAGCCTCGGGCTGGTGCAGAACCGCCGCTACCGCGCGTTGTTTCTCACGGACGCCGGCAAGGCCCTCGCCACCCGCTCGCGGGAGCGGCATCAGGTGGTGGTCGACTTCCTAGTCGCGCTGGGGATCGATCCGGAAATCGCCGCGATCGACTCTGAGGGAATGGAGCATCACGTCAGCGACGCTACGCTGCAAGCGATGCGGGGCGTCGTCATGGGCTCTTCAGCGCAGGACAAGGCGTAG